Part of the Archocentrus centrarchus isolate MPI-CPG fArcCen1 chromosome 4, fArcCen1, whole genome shotgun sequence genome is shown below.
ggatggatggatggatgacataCAGTATACTGCCAAAACTATTCTGCCTTCAAACAgatatgaacctgagtaacatccatcgttaatccagagggtttaatatgatgtgggcccaccctctgcatctataacagcttcagctgttctgggaaggctttccacaggtttaggagtgtttatgggaatttctgaccattcttcctgaagcacatctgtgaggtcagacactgatgttggagagaaggcctggctcacagtctccgctctaatccatcccaaaggtgttctatcaggctgaggtcaggactctgtgcaagttcttccacaccaaactggctcatccatgtctttatggagctgctttgtgcactggtgtgcagtcatgttggaacaggaaggggccatccccaaactgttcccataaAGTTgagagcatcaaattgtcccaaatttCTGAAGCAttgagagttcctttcactgttACCCTTTTGCCTTTTACACTTTGTGTCATATAAAACCAGATATTTTCTTCCATAGGGATGGAAATTATGACGAGCATATTAAAACTATtcctacattttatttaattgaaataaatgaaattgagCTATaataactgttttcattttcagctgatTGCTGTTTGATTTCAGTGTTGTCTTTAAGTGTGCAGCTTTGACTCACCAACCGTGTGAATCTAACACAAGCAAATTctgtataattttattattgaaCTGAATATCTGTACATTGGTGGTTATTATTACTGTGAACGTTTaccttaatttgtttttttttttctttttttcccaggtGTCATGTGGCCCAACAACATTTAGGGGGAAGATAAACTAACTGGAAATGCTGAGTAGACAAAGCATAAGTAGCATATTTCCATTTTTTGGTAACATAGGAACTTTGGCAGTGACGTTGCAACTTGCAACCAAGGAAGTAGAACCTTTGCTTTACACAGTGGAGGGAGATCATTAGTGGAGCACCCACACAGTTGAAGAGTTTGATAAAAGGCTTTATACTttagggggaggggggggggggggggggggggggggaggaacCAGTTAGAAAGACAAGGGAAAGAAagcaaaggaggaggaggaatgttttttgtgttcAGCAGAAAAAAGCAGTGGTCAAGATGTTTATGAACTTCCGCCGAATCCACAAGCGCCAGTGTGTTCAAGTGCTGACCACAGGTCTTCTGCTTTGTGTGGTGATGGTCTGGTGGGAGGAGGTGGACTATCATGTAATCAGCCACGTGAGATCCTTCACCTACCGCTACATGATCAACAGCTACGATTTTCTCAATTCTTCTTTTGCTATCAACGCCAGACGTCATTATGGAACTGTTGGTGTAATTGGTGGATTAGTGAACTATTCATACCTCATCAACCACCCAGAGAAATGCAAACGTGGAGACGGGGAAAGTTTCGATGacgtttttctgcttttattcgTGAAATCATCACCGGAGAACTTTAAGCAGCGCCAGGCCATCAGGGACACCTGGGGAAATGAGAGCTTCGTCTGGGCAGAACTGGGGGTGAACTTGAGGGTAGTGTTCGCCATCGGCGTTTATCCGAATGTGAAAGAGAGATATAAGGTCCAGACTGCGCTGCTGAAGGAGGATCACGTCTATGGAGACCTGATCCAGCAGAACTTTGCAGACACGTTTTATAACCTGACTACCAAACTGATCCTGCAGTTCCACTGGAGCCACATGTACTGCCCTCAGGCACACTTCCTCATGTCTGCAGATGATGACATCTTTGTCCATATGCCTAATTTGGTGAAGTACTTGCAGCATACCCACAGCAGCCAGTCAGGGGCTAAAAACCTGTGGGTGGGGCACGTTCACAGGGGATCTCCTCCAGTTCGcaataaacaaagcaaatatcACGTTCCCTATGATCTGTATCCCTGGCCAGCCTACCCAGACTACACTGCTGGAGCAGCGTATGTGGTTTCAGGGGATGTGGCTGCTAAGATTTACCAGGCGACTCTGCTGCTGACCTCCTCTGTGTACATTGACGATGTCTTCATGGGCATATGTGCCAAGACCATGGGGGTCTCTCCCCAGCACCATGTTTACTTTTCAGGGGAGGGAAAGGCTCCATACCACCCCTGCATTTATGACCACATGATCACATCACATGGTCATACCTCAGACGTGCGCTCACTGTGGCGGTCAGCAACAGAGTCCAGAAAAAATGGCCGCTCCAGAGGGTTTATGGGTAATCTTTACTGCATAGCAGTGAGAGTGATGATGCTGTGTCCGTATTACCCGAACACCTACTCCTGTACTGCTGCTTTTACATGAATGCTCTTTATGGGGTGCAAAGACTGTTTTAAATGATGGTACCTAACAGCACTAGTCTTCCAGTTTTATCATGTATTCATATCACATGTCACCTTTTGCTGTTGTGTGCTATGCTGACATGCTTAATGGGTTCTGTTTACATGCAggcttttttgtttctgtataaAGACAACCGCAGTTCACAGTCACCTGTCAGCTGCTAGTTGGGTCTTATTCTATTGCAGAGTCTCAGGTTACTTATTGCTTGTTAAATATTATGAGTAAAGCACAGTGAATTTGAAGCTCTGCAGATGGGTGGAGTAACTGAGAATGTCCTGTCCAAAACATAGCAGttacacacatgaatatttttGAATTGGATTATTTTTCTATGCTGGGGCAATTGCTCACAttgcttttcagttatttacAGATACATAAGACGAGGGTATCAGGATAACTCTGAAATTTAAAGCCCAACATACTCATAATGCAGCTGCCAAGTGGGACCGGGCTGATTTTTGttggaaaacattttatttttaggtgCCTTGATTATAACTTTGAGGTGGTACACTGGAGCAAATGTAGCTGAGGAGCACATCCATAAAGTCATATGTCATAAATAATCATTTAGCatgaataatgtttttttcactCACATTAAGCCGATCAAGTGTATCACACATTAGGGTGTCCCAGATTGTGCTAAATTCCACCTAATGGATACATGTAACTCTGCTCTAGCGTGCATCgttgtatttttaatgtaaGACACATCTGGTCTTTTGTTCATCTACATTCTGATGTTTTTAATCGCcgcttctttctctttcactcGTTATTGTCTTTATCACCTCTGCTGCCCCCCCCAgagctggtgttgtgccaaaaagtgattgccagaaaatgattgcccatatttaaactgttgtaaatgacttgctgacctataatctgttaaaaatatgtcaaacatatctctcatgaatgatatcaagtcattttgagtaagaaaccacatttctgtcacaaggtagaagctgcaatcagtttttggcagcaacttttgtatattctttatttatcagggtaaaaactgtgattggccagatttttaaagagatatgtggccaagagggcagcagaaatcagaacaaatatgacattacactctataaagatattttcagtgaccaaagaggactggatttattataatgtgcgtgcaataatgcagagtcataaacatacttgaataacaggtcatttcttcattttatatctaagcccttcataaatcctattgactacactctattcatcaatatgagcaaatacattacacataaaagcacacagaaacatcgaaaatcactttctggcagacgaccactttttggcacaacagcgGCCTGGGAAAGTTTCCTGGCTACAGTAGAAGCCtatcttcactctcatcaaaatgcaagaggaagtgatgttgaatgaatgggtgagtgtgtgcacaCTTTTTATTGGCACTGTATTTcctaaaaaaacataaacaacacaggctgttggctataaatggCTAACACTGCCCAGTCATAGCGCTCATATGTAAcgtgctaatgccaatatgtgacccactcgccactgggacacaaacttcaatacaagagcagtaaatttaggccagagtaatgagtaatatcacaaactaaccacctcctattaccagttttaattcaccttttatataaatatatttttataaatatgtaactatgcatacttcTGAGTATGCAGTACCTTcgtggcccacactttgggaaccactgctctagTGAAACGGTAATGTCCAAAGAGTAAAACTTTCCACGTGTGATAAATCATCGTAATCCGTAATATGGTTTAGAGTTTGGACAGGTTGATGAGTGAGGCGCTGGGTTTTGAATAGGCAGTTCGCCTGTTTTCGTTCTGACGTTACTGTGAATTTACTCGTGTGATTATTAAAAGGATTGCGTTGTTGAGAAGTTCACTTCTGGTCTAAACTCATCTTTTAGACTTATGGTCTCAAGCGCTCATGCAGAAGCCGTAGTTTTAGTGGCTACAAGCTGCGTAGTCTTTGGGACAGCGGAGCACTGATGttcctcaaattttttattttttttctggttggGGTCATGTGCACACTGACACCAAACGTTGCAACAGCTTCCTGCAGCATTTCCTGTGATGACATGATGGTTCTagatgttatttatttgtttgtttaaagtCTGCAGCATTTGTAGAATTTATTTCTAACTCTTCCATTGTTCTCAGCATGATGATGTAGCACACTGAAATATCTGAGATAAGAGCACGGCCCGGAGAGGTTTCCCAAATTCGGTCACTCACTATGGCCAAATTAATAATTAGTGCCAAATAATATGAAACGTGTCTAATtttatgcatttcattttttatgtgACTGttcttttattactttatttatttcagttgtgAAAATGCAATGTTAAGTTTTGTGTGTCATTTCTTTGAGTTTATTAATGGACGCTTTTAATTGAGGATAAGTTTACCATGTGATGTACTTATTATTTTACATGAATGTAAATAATGTATCTGCTCTTGAGATGACAATGATtgcagtggaaagaaaataaataaaatccagcaGCACCGAGCTCTTCTCCATTATTCTGTGTTTGCCTTCAGCGTGCTGAGCCTAAATATTAGTTTAACTCACAGGTATTTGGGCACAATTACGGTCACTACCTCCAGTTAGTTTAAAGGCAAATCAGTGGTTTAACGGGTCAACTTTCACAAGCTGGAAGTAGAATAGGAGACGTGCTGCATTCAGAAGTGAAACTTGATTTTATaaagatggaaagaaaaagtgaaatccagaaaataataatgaaaaaaaaactgcaccatCAGAAATAATTCCTCCCAAGCTCAGTTCATGTGCTTGTGAAGAGTAGAGCACACTGCACATACATTTCACGTCATAGAATTAACTGCAGCTGTAAAAGCTGTGCTCCTGTTATAACCTCAGATCTTGTTTCCTGGTCAGGAATACGTATGACATCATCTGCCCTTACCTCCGTCTGCTGGATAGACTTTCCTCAGTCTCATTTGTCACAACAACATGGGTGGAGCCTCCTTGGCTTTCCTCGTGCATGACCTCAATCTgtgaagcacaaacacacacatgcctttaaataaactgaatcagttttatttgtgcagccccctcatcacagcaacaaatCATCTCCAGGTACTTTATAATATCAGAGAGAAAATGACAGTGATCACTTGGCAGCGGTAGGGACGCAGCTATCAGTGGCTGGCATATGATGGATGTCCTTTTCCAGAAGAATATTACATCCATCAGTATTATCACTGAATAGTTTTTTTCTTGTGGAAGTGATGCTTAAGAAGCACCGTTTCACAGAGGGACACGTGTTTGCTGTGCACGTACGCTGAAAAATCCATGACCTCATTAAACATTCAAAGGCTACAGACTGTGGTGTGTAACATGACCAGAAGAGTTTGATCTTTTGGCATCGGGCCTTCAGGAAGCTTGTGTCACAGAATAAATGTTATCAGTGATAACTGTACAagaatttaaatgttaaaacttGTGACCAATCTGCCCTGTACTAGTGGGACTAAAGATAACATGATGAAAAAGCTCTTTCCACATTTATACCACTgctgttgacattttttttttttaactcagaagtactaaaattaaaaaatgatgaaatcTAAATTTAGACATGCTGTCGTAAACAGCCCAGCGAGGCGGCAGAGCCGACTGCTGCTCATGTGCTCCGGTCTGTGTGAGACTGGCACTGATTCGGTGGGAAAGCGGTCACAGACAGCTGCTCTGTGTTATTTGGAGATGAGCAGaactttaaatgctttttagTGTTGCAGCACAGTCCAAGGACGTTACCGTGATGCCTCCCTTTGCCTTGCGtatgttcttcttcttgttgAGGTCAGCTTCAGCTTGCTGCTTGTTGGAATTATCGGAAGCTCTGCGAGCGAGAGCTGAAATAAGACGACAGGACAGCGGTAACTTGGATTATTTCTTACTTCAGAGTTTgtgttgcttttgttgtttgcagtCTTTGCATTAGTTCGGATCAATTTAACTCTTGTGTGTGTTGGAAAAGCTTACAGTTCAGGGCTTGTTTAAACATCTTCATCATAAAGATCTAACTTACGCTGTTGGCTCCCTGCACTCCTGGGGGTGTTCTTTACCGAAGGCCGTTTGGGGGAGGACTCAGGCCGTGGGGCAACAGGCTGGATAGGCCTTGTCTGTTTAGCTGACAGTCTCTTTAGACTCACATGCCGCTTTTCAAACATTTCCTGAACATCTTCCAGTCTCTTCAGTGCCTTCAGCACACtaccctgcaggtaaaaagctCAACATCAACTCTAGTCCTCATCACTTTTGCAACAGAACGTCCTACAAAGTAACGTGTGTCTGTACTGTACCTTGATATCCTCTGACAGGGCAACCTCGTACTGATTGTGGAGATTCCTCAGTTCAGTCAATTGGTTCTTTTCCGCCGACTCCAGAAAGCGTTGGATGTCTGTCAGTGCTGACTCTGCCCCCTCCTGTGATTGACACTTATCCACAGCCTGGGATGCCAGCAGGTAGATGCCAGACTCACACCACTGGTTAACCTACATGCAGGAAAAAGCCAAACAAGTTCAAACTGGTCAAGGAATTTTAGAACACATCATCGCCCCTTCTCATACGGTCTCACGGGGTAAAACAGTCCTGGGTTTGGGTggtaggaggaaaaaaaatgtgagtgaaATACCAACTGGGcctataaacacacaaatccagTAGGTTGTTGTGTGGGTAATAAAATCCTCAACGGTTCATCAGCTATGCCCAACTCCTGCTTAGGTTGTCAGTGTTCTAACATcccctctgcagctctgtgggtGAATTGGTAACACACAGCAGACTGCTCAGAACCAAGGAAGCAGTTAATCTGTGTCAAACTGAAAGTGAGCGCACTTTGTCCAGCAGGAATAAGACTATAATAATCAATAGATTGTGACTTTCACATTTAAACATGTTGAAATTATCATTAACATTGCAGTATTTGGTGAAGGACTGATCAGTGCGTCACTGGATGTGTCCACAGTGATGAGCCCACACCTTCCTCTCACGCAGTAACAAATACAGCTGCCGGCTCTTCTTTGTGGAACGTTGAATCGCAGGTGAAATAGTGCAAGTAGTTCTCAAATAATTTTAAAGTATCTAAACATGTTCACTCTTTATGACAATGAAGTAATCTTGAAATTAAAGTTGTGCATCAGCAGCTGTTAATTCACAGGGGGAAATACTTGGATTAACTAAAGTAATTATGttttacagcagcaggaaggagctatccaaaacaaaacaacaacaacaacaaaaaaacaataaagcttCAGCACTCTGCAATCCAAACCCTAAACGGCAGTGACACAGTCTCAGGGAACATGTTGACAACGTTTATCAAAGAGATTTTTGCAGCTGCACATTCAGTTGGTAGAGACAAAAAAGAGCTTAAAGCGGACTGACTCACATACTGCATTACATGACTTTAAATGTCTGATTGTGTTGGCTGCTGTCTGCTGGGTGCATAAAGCCCAGCCTGTCTGGCAGGTTTTAcaatcagaattatgatctgaatggACTGCTGTGTCAAACGTATTTTCAAAGGTGAGCTCCATAGATTGTCTATAGGCTCCTCATTagtaatttattttacttttatttaattaattaatttatgttTCGTTCACATTGTGGCATTGCcatcattttataaacaatgaTACAGATCCGCAATGATCCGCAGACCCCCCTCAAGACCAATGAAGACCCAAGGCTGTGactttataaaatgtaaatgtgtcagTGAGGTTTTACAACATATTCCATTATCCCACTGTTACTGTTTCTAGCCACATTAATGCTATGGCTCTGGACTGATTTATATCAGATTTATATCATCAGATATCGGAAGGATTGATAAACGTAACTTTCCAAAAGAACTTCTTGTCTTGGTGAAACAGATTCATCAGACTTCATTTGGCTTGTCATGAGTCAATCTTTGGACTTTTTTGAATGAACACATGAACTGACAGATGATCCCAAATGCAGAACATCACATTTCTGGTCATGTGTGAATGTGCACAGCTCATATCGTATCCATACCTTATCAATGCCCTGGCGTATCTTCAGAGATTTGGACAAGACATCTGTCTTTTTCTTGGCCTCATTGCTGAAGTCATCACAGACACGCCGGAGCTCGACACATTTGGGTCGGATAGAGTCCACGGCATAGTGGTTGCTCTGGATCAGCTGGTCACCATGCAGTGCGTGAAGCTGGGCCTTTTCCAGTGTGGGCTGGAAGAAATTCATGACACATTAAATTGTGCAAACAAAATTTCCAGGGCAT
Proteins encoded:
- the b3gnt5a gene encoding lactosylceramide 1,3-N-acetyl-beta-D-glucosaminyltransferase A, whose translation is MFMNFRRIHKRQCVQVLTTGLLLCVVMVWWEEVDYHVISHVRSFTYRYMINSYDFLNSSFAINARRHYGTVGVIGGLVNYSYLINHPEKCKRGDGESFDDVFLLLFVKSSPENFKQRQAIRDTWGNESFVWAELGVNLRVVFAIGVYPNVKERYKVQTALLKEDHVYGDLIQQNFADTFYNLTTKLILQFHWSHMYCPQAHFLMSADDDIFVHMPNLVKYLQHTHSSQSGAKNLWVGHVHRGSPPVRNKQSKYHVPYDLYPWPAYPDYTAGAAYVVSGDVAAKIYQATLLLTSSVYIDDVFMGICAKTMGVSPQHHVYFSGEGKAPYHPCIYDHMITSHGHTSDVRSLWRSATESRKNGRSRGFMGNLYCIAVRVMMLCPYYPNTYSCTAAFT